TTTGCGGGCGGGGATCCGGTGAACTTCGGGGATCCGTTTGGGCTGTGTCCAAATCCGATGGCGACGGGTTTGGGCGCGCTGCAGTGCATTCTGACCGACTTCGTCGGCGGAGCTTCAAACGCACTGTCGAATGTTGCGACAGCAATCGGAGCGGCACGCGCCGCAGGGCAGCAGCGGAATGCAGCCTGTATGAGTGATGCGATGTGCATGGCGCTGTCGTTCGGAGTTGGTGGGATGGGTGGGGGAGCTAAAGGCTGGGCGGGACTGAACGCCAAAACTCTTGCAGGCAAGTCCATGGCCGAGGTTGAAGCAATGGTGCCGCAAGCGTGGGCTCGACAGACCACAGCCAGAGGAGGTGGCATTCGATATGTTCACCCAACCAATTTGGGAGAACAGCTCAGAGTTCAACCGGGCAATGCATTTGATCCGAATCCCCTGAAGCAGGGGCCATACTGTCGGATAAGTCAGTGCGGTCAGACTTCAAATCCAATTTCTCTTTTAGGTAACCCAACACTTCCACCTTCGCGGGAGGAGTAGATGGACAATTTCGAATCAGCAATCCTCGAGCTTGCGACTGAGGACTACATGGGCCTCTGGGAGTTTCTATGGTCCGAGGAAGCGAAAAATCCCGATTGTGATAAACTCGGGCTCCTGGAAGGATTGCAGCGATCGGTAAAGGAATTGGTCAAAAGCGGACGGTTAAGGATTTATCGAGGCTCAAACTTTACCGGTGAGGAGAAACTGGTTCCAGTTAGCGACCTGACTGAGCTGATTGACCTTCGCAGCTCCTGGGAGGCTCCGCAAACTGGTAGTGAACATCTTCGTGTACTTACTCCCGACGCTTAACCTGAATCGCTCCGACCATTGTACCACATCGGTCAGCATGACCGTGTAAGAACATATTGAAGAAGCCCGGTCATTCTGTCGTCAATCGCTCTGACTTTCGACCACGCGTGCGAACCGTCGTTACCGGTACGACGCGTGGGCAATGTGCAATTCGAGCAGCACCCGGACACCCGCCAGCACGACGATCGCCTGGCGTACTACGGCGCGGATGAGCGACTGCGGGCGGTGGCTGCGCGCACGTATGTCGAGCTCGAGCCGGGGACGCTGGTGTTCGAGGAGTACGGGCACGACGCGTTCGGGCGGCGGGTGTGAGTGCGGACCGCTCGGCGCTGCGATGTGGGGCTGTTCACCAAGTCGCGTGCGCCTCTGCGTTCTCTGCGCTCTCTGCTCCTCTGCGTCATCATTTCTCCTCGCCCACAAGCAGTACGCTACGCCGCCCGCGACACCACGGGCTCCGACGCCGCCAACGACGCCAGCAGCCGTCGCCGCTCCACGAGGGCCTTCACGTGATCACGCTGCAGCAGATACAGCCAGCCGCCGAAGAGCGCGGCGACGACGGTGAACACCCAGAGCAGCACGCTGGCGCCGGTGTCGGGGTACCATCCGCGCGCCACTTCCAGCAACAGTGAAATCCCGCCCGCCCACACCGCCACGCGCGGGGCGGCTTCACGCAGACCTCGCGCATCGCGTCCGTAGAACTCGGCGATCACGTACCCGGCCAGCGTAAATGCGGCCACGTGTTCGAGCAGTCGATACACCGCTGGCTGCGTGAGCTCCACCTGCACCGGTGCGAGGGCGATGATCCAGTGCCACGTCGGCGTGACGGCGTCGAGCGGCCAGAGCGACGACAGCGCCAGATACGCCGCAAACAGCGGCAACACCAATCGCAGGGTGGGCAGCTCGAAGCGACGATGCGTGCTCGCGGCGAGGTCGCGCGTAGTGGCGATGCTGCGCAACAGCGCGATGCCGACGGTGAGCGTGGCGCCGGCGCAGATCAGATCGATGTCACCGCGTGCACCAGGGACCACCGCCACCATCACCCAGCCTAGCGCGAGCGCCACCAGCCAACGCCGGTCCTGATACCCCGACCGATGGCGAGACGGCGCGAGATACGCGGCGTGCACGGTACCCAGAATCGCGCCGGCAAAAGCGGCCAGCGGCAGCACGAAGATCCGTCGCGCGCCGCCTTCGCTGCCGCTTCCGATCAGCCAGCAGAGGGGGATCAGCTGATACACCAGCCCCATGAGCGGCAGCTCCAGCGCCAACGACTGCACGGCGGTGTCGTCTTCCAGATGACGGGCCAGGCGGGAGAACGCCCACGCCCCGAGCGCCGCGCCGGCGGTGTTGGTGGCCAAATCGAGCAGCGACGTGTACCGCGTGGGTGAGAAGAGCTGCAGCGTCTCGATGGTGCCACTGAGCACGGCGCCGAGCACCACGACGCGAGGCCAGTCGGGCGGGGCGCCGCGGGGGCGCGTGAGCTGATACACGAACCCGAACGGCACGAACATCAGCACGTTCATCACGAGGTCCGACCAGTTCCAAATGTTGGTCAGGCCGTGCGCCGGTGTCCACTGAAAGCGGAAGGGCGCCATGGTGATAATCGACGTGACCAGCGCGAGGTAGCCGAGGACCGCCCGTCCGAGTCGGAGGGCGGTGAAATCGGCGGTGCGCCGGAAGCGGAAGCGGGTGACTGGCATGCTCCGAGGAGTATCGGCAGGTGGTAGCTTTTTACGGTCCCTCTTCCACCCCTGCCAGGCGTTTGCCCATGCGTTTCCCTGCTCTTCTGACCCCGCTCGCCTGCGGCGTCCTCTTCCAGACCGCGCTCAGCCCGTCGGTGGCCGTGGCTCAGGCCCCGCGCGCGGCGGCTAGCCTCCCGGCGCTCGACTCGACCACGTTTGCGGCCTTGTCGTGGCGCAATATCGGTCCGTTCCGTGGAGGCCGGTCGGTGGCGGCGGTGGGCGTGCCATCGCAGCCGCTCACGTACTTCGCGGGCTATACGGGAGGCGGGTTGTGGCGCACCGACGACGCCGGCAACAGCTGGCGCAACATCTCCGACGGCTACTTCAGGACGGGGTCGGTGGGGGCCATCGCGGTGGCGCCGAGCGACGAGAACGTGATTTACGTGGGCATGGGTGAGCACGCGATCCGCGGTCAGTCGTCGACGTACGGCGACGGCATGTACAAGAGCACCGATCAGGGGCGTAGCTGGACGCACATCGGTCTTGCCGCGTCGCGCCAGATCTCGGCCGTGCGCGTGCACCCGAGCAATCCCGACGTGGTGTACGTCGCGGTGCAGGGCGATCGCTGGAAAGGCACGACCGATCGCGGCATTTATCGGACGACGGACGGCGGCAAGACGTGGA
This Gemmatimonas sp. DNA region includes the following protein-coding sequences:
- a CDS encoding RHS repeat-associated core domain-containing protein, whose protein sequence is DKADATGTFFRRNRHYDPVSARFTQEDPIGIAGGLNLYGFAGGDPVNFGDPFGLCPNPMATGLGALQCILTDFVGGASNALSNVATAIGAARAAGQQRNAACMSDAMCMALSFGVGGMGGGAKGWAGLNAKTLAGKSMAEVEAMVPQAWARQTTARGGGIRYVHPTNLGEQLRVQPGNAFDPNPLKQGPYCRISQCGQTSNPISLLGNPTLPPSREE
- a CDS encoding VanZ family protein — protein: MPVTRFRFRRTADFTALRLGRAVLGYLALVTSIITMAPFRFQWTPAHGLTNIWNWSDLVMNVLMFVPFGFVYQLTRPRGAPPDWPRVVVLGAVLSGTIETLQLFSPTRYTSLLDLATNTAGAALGAWAFSRLARHLEDDTAVQSLALELPLMGLVYQLIPLCWLIGSGSEGGARRIFVLPLAAFAGAILGTVHAAYLAPSRHRSGYQDRRWLVALALGWVMVAVVPGARGDIDLICAGATLTVGIALLRSIATTRDLAASTHRRFELPTLRLVLPLFAAYLALSSLWPLDAVTPTWHWIIALAPVQVELTQPAVYRLLEHVAAFTLAGYVIAEFYGRDARGLREAAPRVAVWAGGISLLLEVARGWYPDTGASVLLWVFTVVAALFGGWLYLLQRDHVKALVERRRLLASLAASEPVVSRAA